A stretch of Acidovorax sp. RAC01 DNA encodes these proteins:
- a CDS encoding PilT/PilU family type 4a pilus ATPase, whose amino-acid sequence MKSTPAAPVIPDPRLLACLAVVVRERASDLFLMAGATPTIKRQGLFVPLGRQLLTPDAVRQLAYSILRPEQRHEFETTMECDLSIDTPDGERFRVNVHMQRGQVGMVIRHVVSSIPGLDELGLPPVLKKLAFLKRGLVLTVGAAGSGKTTTLASLLDHRNANTGGHILTVEDPIEYLHTHKKSLITQREVGLDTRSYDEALRRAMREAPNVIMIGEIRDRATMQHALHYAESGHLCVSTLHANNANQAVQRILNFFPETAQRQLLMDLSLNLSAVVALRLVPGLAGQLVPATEIMLLTPFVAELIQKGQIDELKTAIVRSGEQGMCSFDQSLLAMVDAGSISPEEAIAHADNRTDVSLRLRLAAGNSFEIAGMRMTEPAREAEPITRY is encoded by the coding sequence ATGAAATCGACCCCCGCAGCACCTGTGATACCTGATCCACGTCTGCTGGCGTGCCTTGCCGTCGTGGTGCGCGAGCGGGCATCGGATCTGTTTTTGATGGCGGGCGCCACGCCCACCATCAAACGCCAGGGCCTGTTCGTGCCACTGGGCAGGCAGCTGCTCACGCCCGACGCGGTCCGGCAGCTGGCCTATTCGATCCTGCGGCCCGAGCAGCGGCACGAATTCGAGACCACGATGGAGTGCGACCTGTCCATCGACACGCCCGACGGTGAGCGTTTTCGCGTGAACGTTCACATGCAGCGCGGCCAGGTGGGCATGGTCATTCGCCATGTGGTGTCCTCCATCCCGGGGCTGGACGAGCTGGGCCTGCCGCCAGTGCTCAAGAAGCTGGCGTTCCTCAAGCGCGGACTGGTGCTCACGGTGGGCGCTGCGGGGTCTGGCAAGACCACCACGCTGGCGTCCTTGCTGGACCACCGCAATGCCAACACCGGCGGGCACATCCTCACGGTGGAAGACCCGATCGAGTACCTGCACACGCACAAGAAATCGCTCATCACGCAGCGTGAGGTGGGCCTGGACACGCGCTCATACGACGAAGCGTTGCGCCGGGCCATGCGCGAGGCGCCGAACGTCATCATGATCGGCGAGATCCGTGACCGCGCCACCATGCAGCACGCGCTGCACTACGCCGAATCCGGCCACCTGTGCGTATCCACGCTGCACGCCAACAACGCCAACCAGGCCGTGCAGCGCATCCTCAACTTCTTCCCGGAAACCGCACAGCGCCAGCTGCTCATGGACCTCTCGCTCAACCTGAGTGCGGTGGTCGCGCTGCGCCTGGTCCCCGGACTGGCGGGTCAGCTTGTGCCCGCCACCGAGATCATGCTGCTCACGCCCTTCGTGGCCGAGCTGATCCAGAAGGGGCAGATCGACGAGCTCAAGACGGCCATCGTGCGGAGCGGCGAGCAGGGCATGTGCAGCTTCGACCAGTCGCTGCTGGCCATGGTGGATGCGGGATCGATCTCGCCGGAAGAGGCCATCGCCCATGCCGACAATCGCACCGATGTCAGCCTGCGCCTGCGCCTGGCGGCTGGCAATTCGTTCGAGATTGCCGGCATGCGCATGACGGAGCCCGCGCGCGAGGCGGAGCCGATCACCCGGTATTGA
- a CDS encoding cryptochrome/photolyase family protein, translating into MAPPSSPTPYLCGLVWFRRDLRADDQAALHHALNQCQQVHCVFVFDTEILDDLPRQDRRVEFLRETLVELDATLRSLSPQGTGGLIVQHALAAQAVPALAAELGAQAVFANHDDEPQALARDALVRTRLAAAGRAFHTFKDHMVLERSEVLTQSASPYSVFTPYKNAWLKKADAQVLAELPVAPLAHRLAPLPQARCRPVPTLTELGFEPAGLSELKLPTGSTGGQALFKDFLDRIDRYEDTRNFPAVKGPSYLSVHLRFGTVSPRLLARSAHSRMQSGSAGASTWLSELIWRDFYFQILHHHPHVAERSFKPAYDAIQWEAGPQAEALFAAWCEGRTGYPLVDAAMAQINQTGYMHNRLRMVVASFLVKDLGIDWRWGERYFARQLNDFDLAANNGGWQWASSSGCDAQPYFRIFNPVSQSQKFDPEGKFIRRYLPQLAALPTPALHAPWAARPLDLQVAGITLGRDYPLPVVDHDAARQKTLQRYAVVKQVAG; encoded by the coding sequence ATGGCGCCCCCCTCTTCCCCTACCCCGTACCTCTGTGGCCTGGTCTGGTTCCGCCGCGACCTGCGGGCCGACGACCAGGCCGCCCTGCACCATGCCCTGAACCAGTGCCAGCAGGTGCATTGCGTCTTTGTGTTCGACACGGAGATTCTGGACGACCTGCCGCGCCAGGACCGTCGGGTGGAGTTCCTGCGCGAGACGCTGGTGGAACTGGACGCCACGCTGCGCTCCCTGTCACCCCAGGGCACGGGCGGGCTCATAGTGCAACACGCCCTGGCGGCACAAGCGGTGCCAGCCCTGGCAGCAGAGCTGGGCGCGCAGGCAGTATTTGCCAACCATGACGACGAACCCCAGGCCCTGGCCCGCGATGCACTGGTGCGCACGCGGCTGGCTGCGGCGGGCCGGGCGTTCCATACCTTCAAGGACCACATGGTGCTGGAGCGCAGCGAGGTGCTCACGCAGTCGGCCTCGCCGTACAGCGTATTCACGCCGTACAAGAACGCATGGCTCAAGAAGGCCGACGCGCAAGTGCTGGCCGAGTTGCCTGTGGCACCCCTGGCCCACCGGCTCGCACCCCTGCCGCAAGCCCGGTGCCGGCCCGTGCCCACGCTCACGGAACTCGGGTTTGAGCCGGCAGGCCTTTCGGAGCTGAAACTGCCCACGGGCAGCACGGGCGGGCAGGCGCTGTTCAAGGATTTCCTGGACCGCATCGACCGCTACGAAGACACGCGCAACTTCCCGGCCGTGAAGGGACCCAGCTACCTGAGCGTGCACCTGCGCTTTGGCACGGTATCGCCACGCCTGCTGGCCCGCTCGGCGCACAGCCGCATGCAGTCGGGCAGTGCCGGCGCCAGCACGTGGCTGAGCGAGCTGATCTGGCGCGACTTCTATTTTCAGATCCTGCACCACCATCCGCACGTCGCAGAGCGCAGTTTCAAGCCCGCTTATGACGCGATCCAGTGGGAAGCCGGGCCACAGGCCGAAGCGCTGTTTGCCGCCTGGTGCGAGGGGCGCACAGGCTATCCGCTGGTGGATGCGGCCATGGCGCAGATCAACCAGACGGGCTACATGCACAACCGCCTGCGGATGGTGGTGGCCAGCTTTCTCGTCAAGGACCTGGGCATCGACTGGCGCTGGGGCGAGCGGTACTTTGCCAGGCAACTCAACGACTTTGACCTGGCCGCCAACAACGGGGGCTGGCAGTGGGCCAGCTCCAGCGGCTGCGATGCCCAGCCGTACTTCCGCATCTTCAACCCAGTGAGCCAGAGCCAGAAGTTCGACCCGGAGGGCAAGTTCATCCGCCGCTATCTGCCGCAGCTGGCGGCGCTGCCCACACCCGCCCTGCACGCGCCCTGGGCGGCACGCCCGCTGGATCTTCAGGTGGCCGGCATCACGCTGGGGCGGGACTATCCGCTGCCCGTGGTCGACCATGACGCTGCGCGCCAGAAGACGCTGCAGCGGTATGCGGTGGTCAAGCAGGTGGCGGGGTAG
- a CDS encoding YqgE/AlgH family protein — MSSDSAPMNLTHHFLIAMPGLEDESFARSVIYLCEHSERGALGLIINKPTDITLKGLFDKVDLSLRREDLSREPVFQGGPVQTERGFVLHEPMLMNKAETDESAYASTMTIPGGLEMTTSKDVLEALSTGAGPRRVLITLGYSSWGEGQLESELAENAWLTVGADLSVIFDTPVPERYDRALALLGLKAWMLSPEAGHA; from the coding sequence ATGTCTTCTGATTCTGCGCCCATGAACCTCACGCATCATTTCCTGATTGCGATGCCCGGTCTGGAAGATGAGTCTTTCGCGCGCAGTGTCATCTACCTGTGCGAGCACAGCGAACGCGGCGCGCTCGGCCTCATCATCAACAAGCCGACCGATATCACCCTCAAGGGCCTGTTCGACAAGGTGGACCTTTCCCTGCGGCGCGAGGACCTGAGCCGCGAGCCCGTGTTCCAGGGCGGGCCGGTGCAGACCGAGCGCGGCTTTGTGTTGCACGAACCCATGCTGATGAACAAGGCCGAGACCGACGAATCCGCCTACGCATCGACCATGACCATCCCCGGCGGGCTGGAGATGACCACCTCCAAGGACGTGCTCGAAGCATTGTCCACCGGCGCAGGGCCGCGGCGGGTGCTGATCACCCTGGGCTATTCATCGTGGGGCGAAGGGCAGCTTGAATCCGAGTTGGCCGAAAACGCCTGGCTTACCGTGGGCGCCGATCTTTCGGTGATCTTCGACACCCCCGTGCCCGAGCGTTACGACCGGGCTCTGGCGCTGCTGGGCCTCAAGGCCTGGATGCTGTCGCCCGAAGCGGGGCACGCATGA
- the ruvX gene encoding Holliday junction resolvase RuvX, protein MTGLPVQPAVSAHFQTFLAFDFGLKRTGVASGNRMLRSATPQPTIKAEGDARFVQVAQRIKEWQPDALVIGVPYHPDGASHENTERALKFGRQLRGRFGLQVFEVDERYSTTEAISGGAKDADAASACIILEQFLRNLP, encoded by the coding sequence ATGACCGGCCTGCCCGTTCAGCCGGCTGTTTCTGCGCATTTCCAGACGTTTCTCGCTTTCGACTTTGGCCTCAAGCGCACGGGTGTGGCTTCGGGCAACCGCATGCTGCGCAGTGCCACGCCGCAGCCCACCATCAAGGCCGAGGGCGATGCCCGCTTTGTGCAGGTGGCCCAGCGCATCAAGGAATGGCAGCCCGATGCCCTGGTGATCGGCGTGCCTTACCACCCCGATGGCGCCAGCCACGAGAACACCGAGCGCGCGCTCAAGTTCGGGCGCCAGCTGCGCGGACGCTTCGGGTTGCAGGTGTTCGAGGTGGACGAGCGCTACAGCACCACCGAGGCAATCTCGGGGGGCGCCAAGGATGCAGACGCCGCGTCGGCCTGCATCATCCTGGAACAGTTTTTGAGGAATCTTCCATGA
- the pyrR gene encoding bifunctional pyr operon transcriptional regulator/uracil phosphoribosyltransferase PyrR, translating into MSHPSHPAASVGALALDAEALYSELLRGVRSMLTPTTRLAGIASGGAWLAERLQKDLGLQGPAGVLSSVMHRDDFAQRGLSASAQTSLPFDVNGADVLVLDDVLYTGRTIRAVLNELFDYGRPASVRLAVLVDRGGRELPVQADFAAARVALPAAQSLALARDDASGNFQFQVQDKD; encoded by the coding sequence ATGAGCCATCCTTCCCATCCAGCGGCCAGCGTGGGGGCTCTGGCCCTCGACGCCGAGGCGCTGTACAGCGAGCTGCTGCGCGGCGTGCGCAGCATGCTCACGCCCACCACGCGCCTTGCAGGCATTGCCTCCGGCGGCGCCTGGCTGGCCGAGCGCCTGCAAAAGGACCTCGGCCTGCAAGGGCCTGCCGGCGTGCTGTCGTCGGTGATGCACCGCGACGACTTTGCCCAGCGCGGTCTTTCGGCCAGCGCGCAGACATCGCTGCCGTTTGATGTGAATGGCGCCGACGTGCTGGTGCTCGACGACGTGCTCTACACCGGCCGCACCATCCGCGCCGTGCTCAACGAGCTGTTCGACTACGGCCGCCCCGCCAGCGTGCGCCTGGCGGTGCTGGTGGACCGAGGCGGCCGCGAGCTGCCGGTACAGGCCGACTTTGCCGCGGCGCGCGTGGCCCTGCCCGCTGCGCAGTCGCTGGCCCTGGCCCGTGATGACGCCAGTGGCAACTTCCAATTCCAAGTCCAGGACAAAGACTAA